The Labilibaculum sp. sequence GCTTTGCAAAAACGAAAGTTGAAGTATAAGGCCTGACACCTGCCCGGTGCTGGAAGGTTAAGTGGAGATGTTATTTTCGGAGAAGCATTGAAATGAAGCCCCAGTAAACGGCGGCCGTAACTATAACGGTCCTAAGGTAGCGAAATTCCTTGTCGGGTAAGTTCCGACCTGCACGAATGGTGTAACGATCTGGGCACTGTCTCAGCCATGAGCTCGGTGAAATTGTAGTATCGGTGAAGATGCCGATTACCCGCAACGGGACGGAAAGACCCCGTGCACCTTTACTGCAGCTTCACATTGATTTTGGGTAAGTAATGTGTAGGATAGGACGGAGACTACGAAGCGGCCTCGCCAGGGGCTGTGGAGTCAACCTTGAAATACGTCCCTTTGCTTATCTGGAGTCTAACGTCTAACGACGGACAGTGTGTGGTGGGTAGTTTGACTGGGGTGGTCGCCTCCAAAAGAGTAACGGAGGCTTCTAAAGGTACCCTCAACACGTTTGGTAATCGTGTGTAGAGTGCAATGGCACAAGGGTGCTTGACTGTGAGACATACAGGTCGATCAGGTACGAAAGTAGAGCATAGTGATCCGGTGGTTCCGCATGGAAGGGCCATCGCTCAAAGGATAAAAGGTACGCCGGGGATAACAGGCTGATCGCTCCCAAGAGCTCATATCGACGGAGCGGTTTGGCACCTCGATGTCGGCTCGTCACATCCTGGGGCTGGAGAAGGTCCCAAGGGTTGGGCTGTTCGCCCATTAAAGTGGCACGCGAGCTGGGTTCAGAACGTCGTGAGACAGTTCGGTCCCTATCTGTTGTGGGCGTTGGAAATTTGAGAGGATCTGACTCTAGTACGAGAGGACCGGGTTGGACGAACCTCTAGTGCATCTGTTGTGGCGCCAGCTGCATTGCAGAGTAGCTACGTTCGGAAGGGATAAGTGCTGAAAGCATCTAAGCACGAAGCCTACCTCAAGATGAGATTTCCTTTAAGGGTCGTTGGAGACTACGACGTTGATAGGTTGCAGGTGTAAAGGTGGTGACATCAAAGCCGAGCAATACTAATTACCCTAATACTTCTGAGTGCGGGGTTCATCGCTGAATTTTTTCGGATGCTATTTTTACTTTAATTTTTTTGATATGTCTATGATATAATCTTGCGGGTGTAAGCTCAATATTAGATTAATGATTTTAGGTGTCTATTGCAACGGGGTTCCACCTCTTCCCATTCCGAACAGAGAAGTTAAGCCCGTTAGCGCCGATGGTACTGCCGAAAGGTGGGAGAGTAGGTCGACGCCGACTTTTAAAAGAGTCTTGTTCCAATGAGAATGAGACTCTTTTTTTGTTATATGTGTAAATTTTTATTGTAATTTTTTAAAGTCAGAATCAATTTCAATTCAGGGCAGTCCCAAATATTCTCTTCTTTAACTCTCTCTAAGGTTTTTTAACCTATATTTTGAATCAATCCATTCAACTTAATAACAGTTTGTTTATCTTTGTTGGCTATGAAACAATTCTTTCTATTTGTAACAATTTTGATTTGTCTTAATTCTTATGCCCAAGTGTATGATGGTGGTCCTGGTGATCCTCAAAGAGATAAACTTGGAAATAGAGATAAATTAAGAAAGGAAGGTAACGAACTTGACAGTTTGGGATATAATAGTGTGAAATCTGTTATTAAGAGTTGGAAACTTACTGATTTTGCTTCAAAAAGAGAGTTTGTTGAGTTGGATACAGTTTTGGGTTTTCAACATAATTACAATCCAATATTTAGAAATAGTATCTCGAATACTTATTTGGGCAATTTAGGTTCTCCATATATTTCTAATATTTATAGAGATCGTAATATCAATGAACAGTTCTTATCGTTTTCTACTTATAGAAACTACATGCTTAAACCGGAAGATGTAGTATTCTACAACACAACCACACCTTTTACAAGTGTTTATTATGAAACAGGTGGACCTAAGGGACAAGCGGAGAATTTATTGAGAGTGTTGCAAACGCAGAATATAAATCCTAACTGGAATGTAGGAGTTAGTTATAACTTAATTTCCAGTGATGGACAGTATCAAAATCAGAAAACAAAATTGTATGATTTTAGCTTTTTTTCATCTTATAAAAAAGAAAGGTACGGTTTAGATTTCGTTTTGAATCAAAATAGTCTAAGTAATGAGGAAAACGGAGGTTTGTCTTTAGATACAGACTTAACTGAAAAAAGTGAGGATTCGGAAAATTTAAAAGTCCGGCTTGATGATGCTAAAAGTAAATTGACCAATTTTAACTTTTTTATGAATCATTCCTATGGTATTGGTGAAGAAAGAGAAGTTATTCAAGAGAAGGATACAACTTATTCTTATCCTATTAATTTCATTTACAATTTTACCTTTGAATCGGATAGTAGGAGATACAAGGAAACGATAATCGATAATTCTTTTTATTCAAATTACTTTTTTGATTCAAAGTATACGTTTGATAAAGTTGAATATTCAAACCTTAGAAATACCTTTCAGCTTGTATTTAATGAAAATAAAAACAAGTGGATTCGTTTAGGTGCCAGGTTTGGAATTATAAGTGATTTTGGAAAGTATAACTCCAGGTTGGCAGTAAATGAAGTTTCCTTTCATCAAAATGATACGAAAATACATAACAATCAACTTCTTGCAAGTTTATTTAGTTCAGCAGGTTCATTCTTAAGTTGGAATGCGACAGGAAAGTATGTATTCGAAGGATATAAGCAAAACGATTTTGAGCTGAAGTATGAATTAACAAAATGGATTGGAAAAAAAGATTCAATTCATCATGGTGTATCTGTTCTTGCTAAATTAAATTCTAAAACACCTGATTTTTTTCTTTCTAAGTATTATGGAAATAACCAGCAGTGGAATTTGAATTTGGATAAGATTACAGAATTAGAGCTTGGAATTGAATATTTTAATGAGAAAAGGAATTTAAAAATAGGTGGGCAAATTAACCAAATAGATAATTATACTTATTTTGGACTGGATGCTATTCCCGAACAAACAGGTACAGGAATTACGGTATTGACCGGATATTTGGAAAAAAGATTCAAATTGGGAAACTTTTATCTAAACCAAAAGTTAGTTGGTCAAAAAGGATCTGAGGATAAAATTTTACCATTACCAACTTTTTCAATCTATAGTAATAATTATTATAAAAATACATTTTTTAAAGGCGCACTGGGGCTTCAAGTAGGATTTGCCGTGCATTACAATACAGCATTTTTTGCTCCTGATTATATGCCATCAACAGGACAGTTTTTTTTACAGGATCAGAAAGAAATTGGTGATTATCCTAAGGTTGATGTGTACTTTAATTTTAGAATTAAACGTACTCGTATATTTGTTATGTATGAGCATATGAATGCGTCGATAGGCAGTAAAAATTATTTTGTTGCTCCACACTACCCTCTCAATCCAGCCATGTTAAAATATGGACTAATCTGGACTTTTTACAATTAAGGATTTATTATAAAAACCAAGAACTGGAATCAAATATTTCTAGGTTGAAAATCTGATTTTTTCTAATTTTTAATTAGGAAAGGAAAAAATGTCTGGAATCAAATATTTAAAATTATTTATCCCCGTGATTTTCATGGTCTTTCTTCAGACTTGTAATCAAAACCGTAAGATGGTAGGATTGCAAATTGAGGAAAAACCAGTTGTGGAGTTAAAGCATGTAAAGCTTCGTGGTAAGTTACGTGTAGTTACAGATTACAATTCTACCAACTACTTTGTATACAAGGGGCATACGATGGGGTTTCAATATGAAATGCTGGAAGCTTTGGCAAAACACCTGGGAGTTAAGTTGGAGTTGACTGTAAACAATGATTTGGTATCTGCTTTTGCCTCTTTAGAACGAGGTGATGTAGATCTATTAGGAATGAATTTAGCTGTGACTTCTGATCGCATGGAAAACTTTAATTTCACGATTCCGCATAGTCAGTCACGACAGGTGTTAATTCAGCGAAGTCCTATTAATGATTCTACTGGTTTCATTAGAAACAAGTCTGAATTAGGAGGTAAGCGAATTCATGTACAAGCAGGATCATCATTTCAAGAGCATTTGCTAAGACTCTCTAATGAAATGGAAATGCCTGTTGATATTGTGGTCGTTGAAATGTTGGAGGTGGAGGAACTGATATCTATGGTTGCCAGTGGTGAGATTGATTATACTATTGCAGATGAAAATGTTGCAATGGTTAATTCTTCATATTATCCGGGTATCGAGTTTAAGACAAGTGTGAGTTTGCCGCAGAACCTGGCATGGGCCTTGCGAAAAGGAGCGAATCATTTAACTCATGATGTTAATATGTGGTTAATGGATTTTCAAAAAACGAAAGAATACAGAAGAATTTACCAACGATATTTTAGGAGCAGCCGTATCGAAGAGATGATGCAAAGTGAATACTTTACGGTAAAAAGTGGTAAGATTTCGGACTTTGATGATCTACTTAAGGAAAAGGCGAAGCTAATAGATTGGGATTGGAGATTGCTGTCGGCATTGATCTCTCAGGAATCTAATTTCGATCCTAAGGCGCAGTCGTGGGTTGGTGCTTTTGGTTTAATGCAATTGATGCCCGAAACAGCTTATAGATACGATGTTGATTCACTTTCTTCTCCTATTGAGAATGTTGATGCCGGAGTTAGGCATTTAAAATATTTAAAAGGGAAATTGGATGAGACTCTGTCTGACAGGACGGATGAGTTGAAATTTTTACTTGCATCTTATAATGTTGGATTAGGACATGTGCTGGATGCAAGACGTTTGGCTGAAAAGAATGGTAAAAATCCTGATCAATGGAAGGGAAGTGTTGACTATTATTTATTGAATAAATCGAAGCCGGAATTTTTTAATGATCCAGTTGTAAAATATGGTTATTGCCGTGGTTCGGAGCCTTATCAGTACGTGAATAAAATTTTGGAACGTTATAATAATTACCAAAACATTGTATTACTGAATTAGTCCGGCTCGAAGAAACATCTCTCTTAATTCGGATAAAATCATGGCAGTAGCTCCCCAAATTTTGTGTTCTTTTGCTTGAAAATAAGGAGCGTGTATTTCAAATCCATTTTTGTTAATGGTGAAATGGCTAATGTTCTCTTTTCCTAATAATTGAGATACAGGCATTTCTATTATTTCCTCAACTTCAAATTTGTTCAATTTAAATTCAGGTCTTTTTTCGCAGTAGCCTAATACAGGCAAAACCATAAAATTGCTGACCGGAATATAAAGTTCTGTTAAGAAGCCTAATATTTTTATTTTTTTGCAGTCGACACCAAGCTCTTCATTTGTTTCGCGGATTGCAGTTATTGTTCTGTTTGCATCACTTTCTTCATATTTTCCTCCGGGTAAACTAATTTGGCCACTATGACTGTTGTTTCCTGTCGTTCTTTTCATGAAGGGAATATACATTTGACCATCGTTTGGATAAAATAGAAGTAATACACTGCTATCCCGGGCAATACTAGGATCACTTGTTTTAAGGGCATGATCCCGAATTGACGGGGACATTAGGTTTTGAGCCTCGAAACCAGGTAATCCATTATTTAGTTCATTGTTTACTATACTGGTAAATTGTTCAAGGTCAAATATTGTTTCTAAATTACTCATAAAGGCTTTTTTCTAATGGTACTTAAAGATAAGAATAATGTTTCCCTCTAGTAAGGAAAAATTATTAATCTTTTTTTGATCAGCAAAAAGAAACCCCGAAAAAGATCGGGGTTTAAACTATTTTCTAAAATTTTTAACAAATTGTTCTACTTCCGGAACTCCACCCTGATAGAGAAGATATCCATTATAAGGTTCTCTTTTGGTCGTTTCGTCGTTTATGGGTTTTTGCATAATGTCAATTACCTCTTGTCGGTTGGAAGTTTGGCCAAGAGTCCAACCCAATTTAATATAGGCGGCTTCGGGCAGCATATTATCAAGAGGAACAATTCCCATTGAGAGTAGATCTCGTCCTGTATCGTAAACAAACATGTGAGTGTAACCCCAAAGAGTTTGAACGGTCATGAATATATGAACTCCTTTTTCAACTGCTCTTTTTAAGGCTGGGTAAACCGGTTTGTTAACATGACCAAGTCCTGTACCTGCAATAATTATTCCTTTGTATCCGCAGTCAACTAAGGCATCGATAATATCGGGTTGCATATTTGGATAGTAGTATAGAATAGTAACTTTTTCTTCGAAGTAAGGAAGGATTTTTACGTTTCGATCTTTTCGTCGGTGATTGTACTGTTTTTTAATC is a genomic window containing:
- a CDS encoding transglycosylase SLT domain-containing protein, giving the protein MVGLQIEEKPVVELKHVKLRGKLRVVTDYNSTNYFVYKGHTMGFQYEMLEALAKHLGVKLELTVNNDLVSAFASLERGDVDLLGMNLAVTSDRMENFNFTIPHSQSRQVLIQRSPINDSTGFIRNKSELGGKRIHVQAGSSFQEHLLRLSNEMEMPVDIVVVEMLEVEELISMVASGEIDYTIADENVAMVNSSYYPGIEFKTSVSLPQNLAWALRKGANHLTHDVNMWLMDFQKTKEYRRIYQRYFRSSRIEEMMQSEYFTVKSGKISDFDDLLKEKAKLIDWDWRLLSALISQESNFDPKAQSWVGAFGLMQLMPETAYRYDVDSLSSPIENVDAGVRHLKYLKGKLDETLSDRTDELKFLLASYNVGLGHVLDARRLAEKNGKNPDQWKGSVDYYLLNKSKPEFFNDPVVKYGYCRGSEPYQYVNKILERYNNYQNIVLLN
- a CDS encoding putative porin; translated protein: MKQFFLFVTILICLNSYAQVYDGGPGDPQRDKLGNRDKLRKEGNELDSLGYNSVKSVIKSWKLTDFASKREFVELDTVLGFQHNYNPIFRNSISNTYLGNLGSPYISNIYRDRNINEQFLSFSTYRNYMLKPEDVVFYNTTTPFTSVYYETGGPKGQAENLLRVLQTQNINPNWNVGVSYNLISSDGQYQNQKTKLYDFSFFSSYKKERYGLDFVLNQNSLSNEENGGLSLDTDLTEKSEDSENLKVRLDDAKSKLTNFNFFMNHSYGIGEEREVIQEKDTTYSYPINFIYNFTFESDSRRYKETIIDNSFYSNYFFDSKYTFDKVEYSNLRNTFQLVFNENKNKWIRLGARFGIISDFGKYNSRLAVNEVSFHQNDTKIHNNQLLASLFSSAGSFLSWNATGKYVFEGYKQNDFELKYELTKWIGKKDSIHHGVSVLAKLNSKTPDFFLSKYYGNNQQWNLNLDKITELELGIEYFNEKRNLKIGGQINQIDNYTYFGLDAIPEQTGTGITVLTGYLEKRFKLGNFYLNQKLVGQKGSEDKILPLPTFSIYSNNYYKNTFFKGALGLQVGFAVHYNTAFFAPDYMPSTGQFFLQDQKEIGDYPKVDVYFNFRIKRTRIFVMYEHMNASIGSKNYFVAPHYPLNPAMLKYGLIWTFYN
- a CDS encoding CoA pyrophosphatase, encoding MSNLETIFDLEQFTSIVNNELNNGLPGFEAQNLMSPSIRDHALKTSDPSIARDSSVLLLFYPNDGQMYIPFMKRTTGNNSHSGQISLPGGKYEESDANRTITAIRETNEELGVDCKKIKILGFLTELYIPVSNFMVLPVLGYCEKRPEFKLNKFEVEEIIEMPVSQLLGKENISHFTINKNGFEIHAPYFQAKEHKIWGATAMILSELREMFLRAGLIQ